The following are encoded together in the Drosophila sechellia strain sech25 chromosome 3R, ASM438219v1, whole genome shotgun sequence genome:
- the LOC6606938 gene encoding protein Skeletor, isoforms B/C isoform X2, with amino-acid sequence MLAMKDKPWLLLFGLLAALSCLASFGDAAYPYYGTKIGALTRLHHGVSGDVYAVDSRTIFIKKFNYDGEAPAAYFYVGNTARPSNEGAARLRDERGGTASLTRRYRNKDVTLSLPEGKTLRDIKWFSVWCDEFAVNFGDVSIPPNLDFPRPQKISALRGVHGVSSDNIVIVDAQTLLVPNFSYDGEAPDAKFWVGRGQRPTSDGLRIPDENGKENPLRRYERKTIVLTLPEDLTIFDIGHFGVWCEAFTVDFGHVRLPEGLNVPPSLKMLGISPQSKLNCEVLYDDLAFEVRWAVAGESIVVQLVAKLEPNNYMSFGISPNKNVSQMIGADAVVAWVDPQTGNGFATDYFLEGKAQCSGGRGACPDTKISEKTNSIRLLNAAMVNGYSIVTYQRSLAATDRLDLPISITGAESVVWAIGPLNDFQEVSFHTFYNKHLHQIEFGRQPKWNCPLPEGARGNSNSSEQEDSAPAAQSSTGGAGYPPAGRPNVEPDEEFYENRAEALHRQPPQRRQETAIITQRRPVPTPKPVNSNGAWDIPAIQCHEPEDGVFYAQMGPTGGKHGYPAITGHVGWGISWYINGLLIPEIHVVRGKTYTFVVEGGNNPDIPAKYHPFYISDDPVGGYEHKREEEKKAVRIYAGVHRSRSGQVTPTGVGRLCNWTPDVEGPPADDYQSFGAYQRTLTLKCDAGEPGVITWKPDRNTPDTVYYHCFTHRYLGWKIHVHDSCDSDAGGLKGAASERHEIRLPAKATAAEPAPVHEDYAGEASVRHETKMASALLRLSRRAY; translated from the exons GCCTAGCCAGCTTTGGAGATGCCGCCTACCCCTATTATGGCACCAAGATCGGAGCCCTGACCCGACTGCACCACGGTGTCTCCGGCGATGTGTACGCCGTCGATTCCCGCACCATCTTTATCAAGAAGTTCAATTACGACGGTGAGGCGCCAGCTGCCTACTTCTATGTGGGGAATACAGCGCGGCCAAGTAATGAAGGTGCCGCCCGGCTGAGGGACGAAAGGGGCGGAACCGCCTCCCTGACCCGGCGTTACAGGAACAAGGATGTCACCCTGTCGCTGCCCGAGGGCAAAACACTGCGCGACATCAAATGGTTCTCGGTGTGGTGCGATGAGTTTGCGGTGAATTTCGGCGACGTTTCTATTCCGCCCAACTTGGACTTCCCGCGGCCACAGAAGATCAGCGCTCTGAGGGGCGTCCATGGTGTTTCCTCCGACAACATTGTCATAGTGGACGCCCAAACGCTACTGGTGCCCAACTTTAGCTACGACGGAGAAGCGCCAG ATGCCAAATTCTGGGTGGGTCGTGGCCAGCGGCCCACTTCTGACGGTCTGAGGATTCCGGACGAGAATGGCAAGGAGAACCCGCTGCGCCGCTATGAGCGCAAAACAATCGTGCTGACCCTGCCCGAGGACCTGACCATCTTCGACATTGGTCACTTTGGCGTTTGGTGCGAGGCCTTCACCGTGGATTTCGGACACGTTCGCCTGCCGGAGGGCCTGAATGTGCCGCCCTCCCTGAAGATGCTCGGAATCAGTCCTCAG TCGAAGCTCAACTGCGAGGTGCTCTACGACGATCTGGCATTCGAGGTTCGCTGGGCGGTGGCCGGCGAGAGCATCGTGGTCCAGTTGGTGGCCAAATTGG AACCTAACAACTACATGTCCTTTGGAATTTCGCCGAACAAGAACGTCAGCCAGATGATTGGTGCGGATGCAGTGGTGGCCTGGGTGGATCCACAGACCGGAAATGGATTTGCAACGGACTACTTCCTGGAGGGCAAGGCTCAGTGCTCAGGTGGGCGTGGCGCTTGTCCCGACACCAAGATCTCTGAGAAGACCAACTCCATAAGGCTGCTAAATGCTGCCATGGTGAATGGCTATTCGATTGTGACCTACCAAAGATCCCTAGCTGCCACCGATCGCCTGGATCTGCCCATCTCGATTACGGGAGCGGAATCAGTGGTGTGGGCAATTGGACCACTTAACGATTTCCAGGAAGTCTCCTTCCATACATTCTACAACAAGCATCTGCACCAGATCGAGTTCGGTCGCCAGCCAAAGTGGAATTGTCCCTTGCCAGAGGGTGCTCGAGGCAACAGCAACTCATCGGAACAGGAGGACTCTGCTCCCGCGGCCCAGAGTTCTACTGGCGGAGCTGGTTATCCGCCAGCAGGCCGACCCAACGTGGAACCCGATGAGGAGTTCTACGAGAATCGGGCTGAGGCACTGCATCGTCAGCCACCGCAGAGGCGCCAGGAAACAGCGATCATCACCCAAAGGCGGCCAGTGCCCACTCCGAAGCCAGTGAACAGCAATGGCGCCTGGGACATCCCTGCCATTCAGTGTCACGAACCAGAGGATGGAGTGTTCTATGCCCAGATGGGCCCCACGGGAGGAAAACACGGCTATCCAGCTATCACAG GACACGTCGGATGGGGAATTTCCTGGTACATCAACGGACTTCTGATTCCCGAGATCCATGTGGTGCGCGGCAAGACCTATACATTTGTGGTTGAGGGCGGAAACAATCCGGATATTCCGGCCAAGTACCATCCGTTCTACATCAGTGACGATCCTGTGGGAGGATACGAGCACAAACGCGAGGAGGAGAAAAAG GCCGTGCGCATCTACGCCGGAGTACATCGCTCCCGGTCTGGCCAAGTCACGCCCACCGGCGTTGGCCGTCTCTGCAACTGGACACCAGATGTGGAAGGTCCCCCGGCGGACGACTACCAGTCCTTCGGCGCCTACCAGCGCACTCTGACCCTTAAGTGCGACGCTGGCGAGCCGGGAGTGATTACTTGGAAGCCGGACCGGAATACGCCGGACACGGTGTACTACCACTGCTTCACACACCGTTACCTGGGATGGAAGATCCACGTGCACGACTCTTGTGACTCGGACGCGGGCGGACTCAAGGGAGCCGCCTCTGAACGCCACGAAATCCGGCTGCCGGCGAAAGCCACCGCCGCGGAACCGGCGCCAGTGCACGAGGACTACGCCGGAGAGGCGTCCGTACGGCACGAAACCAAG ATGGCATCCGCGCTGCTGAGGCTCTCGAGGAGAGCCTACTGA
- the LOC6606938 gene encoding protein Skeletor, isoforms D/E isoform X1: protein MLAMKDKPWLLLFGLLAALSCLASFGDAAYPYYGTKIGALTRLHHGVSGDVYAVDSRTIFIKKFNYDGEAPAAYFYVGNTARPSNEGAARLRDERGGTASLTRRYRNKDVTLSLPEGKTLRDIKWFSVWCDEFAVNFGDVSIPPNLDFPRPQKISALRGVHGVSSDNIVIVDAQTLLVPNFSYDGEAPDAKFWVGRGQRPTSDGLRIPDENGKENPLRRYERKTIVLTLPEDLTIFDIGHFGVWCEAFTVDFGHVRLPEGLNVPPSLKMLGISPQSKLNCEVLYDDLAFEVRWAVAGESIVVQLVAKLEPNNYMSFGISPNKNVSQMIGADAVVAWVDPQTGNGFATDYFLEGKAQCSGGRGACPDTKISEKTNSIRLLNAAMVNGYSIVTYQRSLAATDRLDLPISITGAESVVWAIGPLNDFQEVSFHTFYNKHLHQIEFGRQPKWNCPLPEGARGNSNSSEQEDSAPAAQSSTGGAGYPPAGRPNVEPDEEFYENRAEALHRQPPQRRQETAIITQRRPVPTPKPVNSNGAWDIPAIQCHEPEDGVFYAQMGPTGGKHGYPAITGHVGWGISWYINGLLIPEIHVVRGKTYTFVVEGGNNPDIPAKYHPFYISDDPVGGYEHKREEEKKAVRIYAGVHRSRSGQVTPTGVGRLCNWTPDVEGPPADDYQSFGAYQRTLTLKCDAGEPGVITWKPDRNTPDTVYYHCFTHRYLGWKIHVHDSCDSDAGGLKGAASERHEIRLPAKATAAEPAPVHEDYAGEASVRHETKVSANDNFLLKHQTDLIKNHNMNGTPPKLSFEITKSSEITKLISDGIRAAEALEESLLRNPNLNPNHPNQNPIPNPHQKPNVTPTEISSRPEILLGETHAHTLTASPSASAYPSPSATLPSANQKLPILAAGPHLIHHPPHLHRLHHQPQHAPHPHVHLHHHNLTANLPALAQKTIGLSEFLRPPQNAPLFHPVKLPGRRPFPAPIKKVPASRPILPQQHPHLHPHPQQHPVLLQQQPSLIVSHYRKPIPGLLKPFVKEKPFPLQPLAASVLLLGQPTELGGGERLKIKGKPKIPVPYVDLEPQGSLQNAAYFNQPGGKGKVDQKPKTSSVSSILISTTPIPLVKRPTVKEPSQEEIASMRPAVNQGFKPDTVIVESGFKPIVRTDGTGVQLPKEIIDQVAHRREDPGTEIDEVMETDTLFLAAQQGGSETQSFEPMFIPSPLDSTNATKVLRVNVKEVSPTASALRLPSAALEHALPSASELIKPTLDELSGEDLNGEELEMEPMPVADDVESLEETTKKDAVTTTIDIPRNTTKKPDPDLLEDLFGPDEEEIYADELELDMDDRVAAAAERIDTYYLPPDNRKIPHTRLPSGALYTFDGKSVVDSSLVLPPKLDAPDNGGVHQRHAQYGLTPLEQLVRTTPQFGIYRGELPQEFRGTEPQPVSEYSHPAPFSRTTPVFSSSSGNTIYPYSSSTGASTFTVSSSSSSPLSSSSLRPISTKLQLLKPEGRRA from the exons GCCTAGCCAGCTTTGGAGATGCCGCCTACCCCTATTATGGCACCAAGATCGGAGCCCTGACCCGACTGCACCACGGTGTCTCCGGCGATGTGTACGCCGTCGATTCCCGCACCATCTTTATCAAGAAGTTCAATTACGACGGTGAGGCGCCAGCTGCCTACTTCTATGTGGGGAATACAGCGCGGCCAAGTAATGAAGGTGCCGCCCGGCTGAGGGACGAAAGGGGCGGAACCGCCTCCCTGACCCGGCGTTACAGGAACAAGGATGTCACCCTGTCGCTGCCCGAGGGCAAAACACTGCGCGACATCAAATGGTTCTCGGTGTGGTGCGATGAGTTTGCGGTGAATTTCGGCGACGTTTCTATTCCGCCCAACTTGGACTTCCCGCGGCCACAGAAGATCAGCGCTCTGAGGGGCGTCCATGGTGTTTCCTCCGACAACATTGTCATAGTGGACGCCCAAACGCTACTGGTGCCCAACTTTAGCTACGACGGAGAAGCGCCAG ATGCCAAATTCTGGGTGGGTCGTGGCCAGCGGCCCACTTCTGACGGTCTGAGGATTCCGGACGAGAATGGCAAGGAGAACCCGCTGCGCCGCTATGAGCGCAAAACAATCGTGCTGACCCTGCCCGAGGACCTGACCATCTTCGACATTGGTCACTTTGGCGTTTGGTGCGAGGCCTTCACCGTGGATTTCGGACACGTTCGCCTGCCGGAGGGCCTGAATGTGCCGCCCTCCCTGAAGATGCTCGGAATCAGTCCTCAG TCGAAGCTCAACTGCGAGGTGCTCTACGACGATCTGGCATTCGAGGTTCGCTGGGCGGTGGCCGGCGAGAGCATCGTGGTCCAGTTGGTGGCCAAATTGG AACCTAACAACTACATGTCCTTTGGAATTTCGCCGAACAAGAACGTCAGCCAGATGATTGGTGCGGATGCAGTGGTGGCCTGGGTGGATCCACAGACCGGAAATGGATTTGCAACGGACTACTTCCTGGAGGGCAAGGCTCAGTGCTCAGGTGGGCGTGGCGCTTGTCCCGACACCAAGATCTCTGAGAAGACCAACTCCATAAGGCTGCTAAATGCTGCCATGGTGAATGGCTATTCGATTGTGACCTACCAAAGATCCCTAGCTGCCACCGATCGCCTGGATCTGCCCATCTCGATTACGGGAGCGGAATCAGTGGTGTGGGCAATTGGACCACTTAACGATTTCCAGGAAGTCTCCTTCCATACATTCTACAACAAGCATCTGCACCAGATCGAGTTCGGTCGCCAGCCAAAGTGGAATTGTCCCTTGCCAGAGGGTGCTCGAGGCAACAGCAACTCATCGGAACAGGAGGACTCTGCTCCCGCGGCCCAGAGTTCTACTGGCGGAGCTGGTTATCCGCCAGCAGGCCGACCCAACGTGGAACCCGATGAGGAGTTCTACGAGAATCGGGCTGAGGCACTGCATCGTCAGCCACCGCAGAGGCGCCAGGAAACAGCGATCATCACCCAAAGGCGGCCAGTGCCCACTCCGAAGCCAGTGAACAGCAATGGCGCCTGGGACATCCCTGCCATTCAGTGTCACGAACCAGAGGATGGAGTGTTCTATGCCCAGATGGGCCCCACGGGAGGAAAACACGGCTATCCAGCTATCACAG GACACGTCGGATGGGGAATTTCCTGGTACATCAACGGACTTCTGATTCCCGAGATCCATGTGGTGCGCGGCAAGACCTATACATTTGTGGTTGAGGGCGGAAACAATCCGGATATTCCGGCCAAGTACCATCCGTTCTACATCAGTGACGATCCTGTGGGAGGATACGAGCACAAACGCGAGGAGGAGAAAAAG GCCGTGCGCATCTACGCCGGAGTACATCGCTCCCGGTCTGGCCAAGTCACGCCCACCGGCGTTGGCCGTCTCTGCAACTGGACACCAGATGTGGAAGGTCCCCCGGCGGACGACTACCAGTCCTTCGGCGCCTACCAGCGCACTCTGACCCTTAAGTGCGACGCTGGCGAGCCGGGAGTGATTACTTGGAAGCCGGACCGGAATACGCCGGACACGGTGTACTACCACTGCTTCACACACCGTTACCTGGGATGGAAGATCCACGTGCACGACTCTTGTGACTCGGACGCGGGCGGACTCAAGGGAGCCGCCTCTGAACGCCACGAAATCCGGCTGCCGGCGAAAGCCACCGCCGCGGAACCGGCGCCAGTGCACGAGGACTACGCCGGAGAGGCGTCCGTACGGCACGAAACCAAGGTCAGCGCCAACgataattttttattgaagCACCAAACCGATTTGATTAAGAACCACAATATGAACGGAACACCGCCCAAACTGAGTTTTGAAATAACGAAATCTTCGGAAATAACCAAACTGATTTCAGATGGCATCCGCGCTGCTGAGGCTCTCGAGGAGAGCCTACTGAGGAACCCGAATCTGAACCCCAACCATCCCAACCAGAACCCGATTCCGAATCCACACCAGAAACCGAACGTGACCCCGACCGAGATCAGCTCGCGACCCGAGATTCTGCTGGGCGAGACCCATGCCCACACGCTGACCGCATCtccatccgcatccgcatacCCATCCCCATCAGCCACTTTACCCTCTGCCAACCAAAAGCTACCCATACTCGCGGCTGGTCCCCATCTCATCCATCATCCCCCGCACTTGCATCGCCTGCACCACCAACCGCAGCATGCCCCCCACCCGCATGTCCATTTGCATCACCACAATCTAACCGCTAATCTTCCAGCGCTCGCCCAGAAAACCATTGGACTCTCTGAGTTTCTACGTCCGCCGCAAAACGCTCCGCTCTTTCATCCGGTTAAGCTGCCCGGCCGTCGACCTTTCCCTGCTCCGATCAAGAAGGTGCCGGCCTCAAGGCCCATACTTCCGCAGCAGCATCCGCACTTGCATCCGCATCCACAGCAGCATCCCGTTCTTCTGCAGCAACAGCCCTCCCTGATTGTAAGTCACTATAGGAAGCCGATACCGGGATTGCTGAAGCCCTTCGTCAAGGAGAAACCTTTTCCACTGCAACCGCTGGCGGCATCTGTTTTACTCCTGGGTCAGCCCACTGAGCTAGGCGGGGGAGAACGACTCAAGATTAAGGGCAAACCAAAAATTCCAGTACCTTATGTGGACCTTGAACCTCAAGGGTCTCTGCAAAATGCGGCCTACTTTAATCAACCAGGTGGAAAGGGAAAGGTGGACCAGAAACCCAAGACCTCCTCTGTGTCCTCCATTCTCATCTCAACCACGCCCATTCCGCTAGTGAAACGTCCTACTGTAAAGGAACCCTCCCAGGAGGAAATCGCCAGTATGCGTCCTGCCGTTAATCAGGGTTTCAAGCCCGACACCGTGATTGTTGAGAGCGGATTCAAACCCATCGTTAGGACCGATGGCACTGGTGTCCAATTGCCCAAAGAGATCATCGATCAGGTGGCCCATCGACGAGAAGATCCTGGGACAGAAATCGATGAGGTGATGGAAACAGATACCCTGTTCCTGGCAGCCCAGCAGGGAGGCAGTGAAACGCAGAGCTTTGAGCCCATGTTTATACCATCGCCCTTGGACAGTACCAATGCCACAAAAGTGTTGAGGGTTAACGTGAAGGAGGTTAGTCCCACGGCATCGGCTCTAAGACTGCCGTCGGCAGCCCTGGAGCACGCCCTGCCCTCCGCTTCGGAGTTAATAAAGCCCACCCTGGACGAACTTTCTGGAGAGGACCTAAACGGAGAGGAGCTAGAAATGGAGCCTATGCCAGTGGCGGATGATGTGGAGTCACTGGAAGAGACAACCAAAAAAGATGCTGTaaccacaacaatagacattCCAAGAAACACAACAAAGAAACCGGATCCCGATCTGCTGGAGGATCTCTTTGGCCCCGATGAAGAAGAAATATATGCGGATGAGTTGGAACTAGACATGGATGACCGAGTGGCCGCTGCTGCGGAACGGATAGACACTTACTACCTGCCGCCAGATAACCGAAAGATTCCCCATACCAGGCTGCCGAGTGGAGCCCTCTACACCTTTGATGGCAAGTCGGTGGTGGACAGTAGCCTGGTGCTGCCGCCCAAATTGGATGCCCCGGACAATGGCGGCGTCCACCAGCGACATGCCCAATACGGATTGACCCCCTTGGAGCAGCTGGTCCGTACCACACCTCAGTTTGGAATCTACAGAGGAGAGCTGCCACAGGAATTCCGAGGCACAGAGCCCCAACCCGTCTCCGAGTATTCCCATCCAGCACCCTTCAGCCGTACCACTCCTGTGTTTtccagcagcagtggcaacaCAATCTATCCGTATTCCTCGTCGACAGGAGCATCCACATTCACCGTATCATCATCGTCCTCATCGCCATTGTCGTCATCATCGCTGAGACCCATTTCCACCAAGCTGCAGCTTCTGAAGCCGGAGGGCCGAAGAGCGTAG